The nucleotide window GGACAGCGAGCCCTTTCTGAATGGAACCCACCACTTCACCTTCGGAGGTGACAGAGCCGCTCAGGACGCGCTGGATGACGGCCTTCATGGTGTGCGAAGCGCTAGCGGTTGCACGCACACGGGCGGGTAGGCAGGAGTGGGTGAAAGTGTTTAGCTGATGTGTGTGAATGTGtcacgcagcgccgtgttCGCCGGTGGGGTGCATCACACACAGTTTTGAAAGGGGCAATATGGTAGATAGCGAGGCGATGAAAAACAAGACCATAACAGGAAGGAGCGCAACCATGggcgtgtttctctcttcgtgcCGGCTGCAGAACTCGGCACGGACGCGCGCCGAGGGGCACAAGACGCCTAGCATGTGGAGTCTCCATCgggagagaaaaacgagTACTACGTAGGACCCTCTCCTGGCGAGgcttgggggggggggggcgggcgcGGCGCGCGGAGACACCGTTCATGATGTTTGACATTCGACAAGGGAGGAATCGCAGAGGGCTTTCTAGATTCACTTCATGTGGGAGAAccaagggcagcagcagcaaaccaACGAGAGAGGACGGCAGAGACTGACAGGGCACCAcgagcaaacacacacgcttaCGCCCTGCGCTGGCGTCTGCTCCTCTCCGAGACGGCACTCAGGAGCGAGTTGTGGCGCGTCCGACGAGCCGCCTTTGCTTTGGCGAGGTCGTTTTCCCCGGTCATCTGCGCAGCAGTAGGGTGCACcgtgcctgcagcgtcgctgcgcacgAGCGAGAAGATGTCTCGTTTTGCCTTCTCTACATGAGCACGGTGAGTGCTGACTTCACGCACGCCATAGTGGCGCAGCACTTCGGCCTTGGCGGAAAGGGTGTGGGGCGAGTCAAAGAGTGCCTCCCTTTCGacccacaggcacaccaCCGGTCGTGATTCCTTTGGGAGCGTGTGCTCCAAgtgccgcgccgctgctgtagcCTCTCGCAGTCCATCCACACTCTGCAACTCCTTCTGCTCTTGAAGAGTCGCCGCTAAGGATGGAAGGAGAGGCCAGGAGGATGCTGCACGAACTTGATAGGCACGAGGCGTTGCTCTGCTCACGAGGGCGTCGTGGAGGGCACACACAAATGCGGAGGCGTGTCGTGGTGCATCGTTCGCATCTGTGtgcatgcgctgcagctctacgAGGGAGGCTTGAgtgagcaccaccaccgtgtAGCACAAGGgaggcgccgctgttggCCCTACAAGTAGCGGTTGTAACACACGCAGAAAATCCTCCACAGCCACTTCGTCATCGGCATCCTCTTTTGGGGTCGCCGCGCAGCGCTCGGCGAGTGCCCGTATGGACGCAGCTCCCAGTACCAGCACCGAGGTGGCTTGGCGTCCTCCGGAGaatcgctgcagctgcgcttcaAGGGCCTCCAAGGTGAGGGTACAGATGGGGAGTCGCAAGGATGCGCTCACAACACGGTCTAGCGTCTGACTGGCGTGCGTGGGGTTGTCGTTGTTGCCGCACGCGTAGAGTAGCGCCACTACGCTGTTTAGCTCTGCCTGCGGCAGTTGATCGTAGACAGAGTTAACGGTACTGCTGAtgagggtggaggaggcggggctGCAAAATACGTCCACTACCGCCCTGCACCACGACATGTCACGCTGCTTAGCGGAGAGCAACAGAAGCCATAGAAGTGACCGCTGCTGATCGCCAGCAACTTTCAGCCACGCAGCGACGTGGTgggcggctgcggtggctggcgcggcggtggcggcgtctGCTCCTTGACCGGTTTCTTTAACCTTCTGTATCCGCTGAAACAGCCGCCACAGCTCCCCGTCACTACGGGCCCACTCATCTTCCGGCACGCTTGACCAAAGGAACAAGTGGAGAAGCACTAGGCCGCCGCTCACCGCAATGTGTGCCGGCACCTCTGCCGATCTCGCAGCCACGCAGTAATAGTGCAGTGACTTCGTGTCAGAAAAGTACGCGGTGAGGGGGGCGAGGAGAGGTGGCGAGACGGTATAGTCCTTCTGCGTTGCAGCCGCCgcgaggatgacgagggaGGCTGCGAGCGCATAGGGCAGCGCGACTTCTTGTGCCGGGGGCCCTGAGAGATTGGCGAAGAGCCTCAAAATCTGCtccgctgcggtggtgctcgcTATCACTGGGACTAGCATACTAGCATCCCCGATTATAGCGAGCCTGGTGGAGAAGATGCGCAGCATCAACAAGGTGAAGTAGTTCAGCTCGACATGCTCGGCTGTCGTGCGCTGAcgcagcggtgcggcacGACAGAGGTGCCCGTATACTCGTAGCGCCGCCTGCCGGACGTGCACATCATCCGAGGCTGCACCCTTGTCACCTTCGCCTGCCACCACGGCCAACCGTATGTGCTGGTCGGCGAGGTAGCGCAGCAGTTCTGCGCCGATCGCGGCAATGCCAGGCCAGCTGGTGGCGCTCTTCAACCCGTCCCACAGTGAGAGCGCCTCTTCCACCGTGCAGACGATGGGGTCGCTCATGCGCTGGGGGTTGTACAGGAGAGCATGCATGGCGCTcttcagcagccgcaccacgGCCAGCTCAAAATGCATGTCGGTGGCATCTCCTTCCAACAACGTAGGCGTCTGCTCCGCCATGGCACCGTCGcccctgcaccaccaccgcgcgCTGAGCCAAGCCGAAGTACAAGGTAGCAGATCACCGCTTGTCCTTCCCCGCGTGCCTTCATTAccgcggccgctgcgccgctgctgtcggtgCTCGGCCAACGTGGCGAACCCCAGCGCACCACGTGCGCGGTACAGGAGAAAGATGAGACGCGTCACGGTCTCTGCGTCCCCttgcacggcagcagcttcagcgcAATGCACCACCACTGTCTCATCAAAAGATGGCTTTGATGCTCCGCTTTGCACGTCGTTGCAGTAAGAGTAGCCGGCGACCGCCTTGTCGGATGAGAGGGAGGTCCACGAAAGGCGCTTGAGGGCGGCAGTTTCCAAAAGTTCCAGCGCGTGCGCCTTCATCCCCTCTGttgtgctgcgcagcatcgcAGCTGCAATCGCCGCGAGTACCCCCGGAGAACATGTGAGGAGCCACTCGCTGTCAGCGTCACCGCAGTGCACTCGAGGGGCAGGCGACCCGCCGTGCAAGCCGTAGCGCTCCGTGAGTGCTGCCAACAATAGCCGCACCTCCGACTCTGttacccctccctctcctgcgcgtgtgtctgtcaGCCGGAGGAGGCGCGCTAGCCACGCTAGTGCATCGCTGCCCCCCTGCATGCTGTCCATTACATGCTGGATAGCAGTAGCTTTGACGGCGCGCACCTCGTTCTCAGTAAGGTCCCATGGACCGGGCTGGTGCGGGTGAGGAGGCTTATTGAGCAGGTCCACCAAGACCTCAGCAATGCGCGCGGCTTCCGAAGGCGTGCCGAGTGTTTCACGCAAGCGAGCAAGAAGCTGCAGAAAGTGCTGTGGGGTTGCGAGCGCAGGCCCAGTCGAGATGTGGCGGTTGACACAGCCGCCTGGATTGCTTGGCCGGTACACAGCATAGCACTTGGGGGCCTCGAGCGCTAGACAGAGGGCAGCGACTTCGCCAAGCGCTAcgcgcgagctgctgccTGGCGAGGCCGGCGTGTGAGCGAGCAGGTCTGTCCACGAGGCAGAGATGCCAGAGGCGGCCATAGCTGAGGCGGTGCATGATCCACCGATAGACGGGTCGCCACTCATGGAACCaaggcaccgctgcaccgccgccgcggtcaAGGGAGGCGGCACGTCGGCACGATGTCCTGTGTgagcgcagcgacgctggcGTAGACCGACATACAGGGAAGCCGAGAGGGGTAACCCCAACTGAGCAAGCGGTAGTGCGACGCGCCTCGACGCACGCGGTGCGATGGTGTTGCGCATTTAGTGATAAGGATAACTAACGACACGCTACTGGAGAACGGAAACGTGTAAATGAATTTACCTACGCAGGCAGACTCACAGTACGACGACAAACAACTTGGGGCCTCAAaagtgggtggtggtggcggggagaagaaaaggacTGGCAGACGGACGCGAGGGCCGAGAGGGGGCGTCAGCGTCGTGCCGCACTGTAAAAGCAGAAACAAAAACAATAGCCAGAGAATGACGCAGCGTAGTGCTAGTGCCGCTCTCGGCCCATAATGACCAACCTTTCTTTCGTACAGTTTCCCTGATGCTTCACCACGACAGCAGATGCCGAGAAAGgatgcgtgtatgtgtgtgccacCGAAAAAAGTGGACCGAAATCAGTGGTGGGTTGATAGGTGAAGTTGGTTTGTTAGAAATCCACAGGgaagagtgggggaggggcgagagaACAATATGGTCGGCATCGTCCGGACGAGGTTTAAACTGCAAACATTTGCGTGTAAAGAGGGCTGGCATACTTCGCAATAGGCCATGCCGTTTCTCACGCATGTGGGAAGTGACAAAATGCTCGCAAGCGCAGATACACGAATAGACTACACACCCAAAAAGACAGGTTCAAGGCACCGCAAGTAAAACGACACAATGCGCTATAGAgatgtgcgcatgtgtgcgtgggaagagagaagggggcccACGTCAACTGCCGGTCTCTCAAGGTCCCACCACGCCAATTCTGAGTTATGGGATACGCTACATCAGCACAGTAGAACGTCCAGACGCAAGAattgtttcttttcttttcggaCTCACTCTTGCGACTGCATGACTTCGCTTGTTCAGCGCACGTACAAATGCCGCAACTTCACGCAAGCACACCACAGgcttctcctgctgccgcaAGTCGATAGAAAAGATGCAAGACGATATAGGGCATGTCAATAGGAGAGGAAGTGGGCGCATGaacgccagcagcagcagcagcagcaaaccTTGAGGAAGTCTGTGCTGACGTCAGATCATCGTCAACAGATGCTAAAGCAGACGATCCAGAAACGCAGGATTTTTTCCAACGCGCCCGTTCTGCCACTCAGCATTAGCCAAGTCCTACTCCACCTGGCGCGTcgcaggcccatcgcgtggggCAATGGCGGCCCTgggcacacgcgcgccacagcactgcGCCGAGACAGCCATCGGAGGGCGACCTCTGCCTCAAGCGCCACCGACCCACGCCTCACAGGCCGCCTCGcagtctcccccccccccccccattaTCCCCGCCgagcccccttcccccaccaccaccgggGCGGCACAAGCGTGTTCGCTGCCGCGGGTTGCTCTGACGCAACACCGTCCAGGACCTGCTCGCCGACGCCCGCAGCGACACGCCGCATCGGCCCTCCCTGCGTCGCAGGCGCTTTGCCCTGCCTCCAGaggcggctcggcattggcaggggtgAGGGTGTTTGGCTTCCCCGCGGGGCGTGGGATGCGGGGGCCCTGCGATACCGCGCGCTGAGGTGCTTCCCGTCACCAGGgatcagagagaaagaaaatgaaAAAAGCGCACGCACTCAAGTGAACTGCTTTTTACAACATTGCAGTAGCGTGCGCACACTTGCACATGCACATCCAAGACGGAGGACGGCGTGTGTAGTTCCAGTGGAGAAGAAGACCCCAGTTCGTGAAGAGCTTGTTGAATTAAAGGAGCAAAGTAGAAAAGCAAGTCTTCTTTAAAGTGCATAGCGTGGGAACCCACTCACAGCGAGTATgtcacagcagcggctacaTGTGCACGCACAGCGACGCACGCAAAGATTGTGCCAGgtgaggaaagggaggagatagggagcagctgctgcggccatGGCGTTCGAAAAAACCAACTCAGAGCTCTTGGACAGTCTTCCTGAGCAGACCATACGGAATGTCTCTCTGTAGTGTGTTCCCCAGGCCAGGCTTACGCTCCTAAAACTTGAGGGTGCAGTTCACCCACCCAGGGTCGATCTCCGCGTCGTACCTCTTGTAGAAGTTGATGGCCGGTGTGTTCCAGTTCAACGCCTGCCATACCATGCCATGGCAAccctcttccttcgcctGCTGCAAAACTCGCTCAAAAAGCATCTTGCCTGCCCCAAGGCCGCGATGCGACTCCGTGACTACAAAATCCTCGAGATAAAGCATGCGCCCACGCCATGTAGAGTACCGGTAGTAGTAGAGCGCCATTCCAATGACACGTGGCTCCACATCGTCTGGCTCTTGAAGTTCCGCCAGGAAGGCGCTCCAGAGAGGTCGCTCGCCGAAaccttcctcctccatctccgccTTGGACACAACCACACACTCAGGTGCCCGCTCGTAGATGGCCAGCTCCATGATGAGGTCGTACATGCGCTCTGTGTCCTTGCGCTGAGCGCGGCGAATGGTGATGACTGGGGCAGACATGTATCAACTCCTTTTTTATTGGGTTGTGCCAGTTTGAGGTGATTAGCGCGTTCCGAAGCTTATGTGCATAGACGTTGTGTATCAACGGTGGTAACGGCCGAAAAGCGGTGTGTGAAAGGATACGTGCAGTCGATGTATACCAAAGCCCCctaaaaagagagagaagaggtgcgagTCCCCAAAAGCAATTTCATAGAGGTGTGATGTGCAACACACTGCCTCTCGGCGGCAGTATGCGTGTTGATAGAGGTTTGCCTTttggagaggggaggggtgcccTTCAAAGTGAACTGTGGATGCTCGTCagagcagcggtgcggctCTCGAGCGGATTACCAAATCATTGGAGTGAGGCTTGTGGCTACACAAAGACattgcttctttttttttggccgATGCTAAGCTGGTGATGTCCTCGCATGCCCCGTGTAATGAGTGTGGTGCTGCGTACGTGTGCCCTCATGATAGCATACCGCCACTTTACAGAGAAACCTGCTTACTGAGTgatacacatacatacacacgcgcgcacacacaggcacaccacCGGTTTGTTAGGTATATAGAAGGGTCGAGCTGGTAGCTAAAACAAGccagcgaaaagaaaaaaaacgaaaagagaagaggagtgTCCGCGTATGCACAGGCGAGCAGTACAAGCCTTGTGCACCTCTTCAAACCCCAACAGGCGAAGGCAAGGGTGAGGGAgtggaaaggagaggaagggggtgcaggggccaaaaaaaaagacgacGCTTGACTGCCGTAAGTCGAGATGGGAAATTAtcggaagagaaggaaagggggagcgaAAAAGTGATAAAGAACGTGAGGTATCGAAAAGAACGTTAGGAGACACACCTCggcgctcacacacacacacacacacacacacacacacacacacacgaaagcAGAAGAAAGGGGCGCCAACAGAAGATTTCTTTTTAATATTATTATTCACGCAGCTCTGGAGTGGTTCACTGTGTCCAGGCtagcgagagaaaaaacaaatagaggcagcggcgaaaTGAAGACGAAAAAGAGCCCCGAGCAACTTCGACTCTCACGTGCGAATACAGATAAGCTGGCAATAGCGCACACTGGCGCAAGTGCACCAGAAGCGTGCGACTCCTTTCccttgtctttctctctctttctcttgatCAACCAACTCTAGCGTCGCTTGAGCACGTAGGCGGACATTTGAGAGACATGCGGTCTACAAAGGAGGCCAGTATCTCGTCCGCTAAAGGAGGAGAGTTGACGAAATAGCAGCGTGAGAGCTGTGAGCAAGGAAATACAGGAAAGGTAGAGCACTCGGTCACACACGGACGCATGCTCACTCATTTTCCACACCCCGTTCCTGCACAACTTGAATCACACGGAAGGGCAGAGGAATAGAAGAAGAGAATGGCGCaaaacacacatacacacaaaccgaaaaagaagaagaggtgaactcgagagagagagagagagatgtgcTTTGGTATGGcttcagttttttttttcgctctaTTAGGTacaaggggagagggggaacAGAAACGGCTTCCGTAGACACAAACAAACGCGGTCGTTCCATATTGATCCTTTTTAATCATCTTCCGTTCTGTCACAAGTGCTCACAATTCACGCCTCGCCACTTAACGAGTAAGGCGCAGGGGTAAGACACGcaaggggtgggggggggagaccACACAGAAAACGGCTGCTCGAGGCAGTCGACCATTGGACAAAAAAGAGGGgttggggggaggaggggagaagatgGGGTTTGAGAGACGAGTtatcaggaaggaaaaaggtTAAAGGGTGGAAAGGAGGTAGACACgtgacacccacacacacgcacacacagagtgaCAGAAGAAAGTGCAATAGAGCAGGCAGAAAATGAGTGCAAACGCAGATACCAAACTCACCCCAATGCTGATACCAACGCACGCGCAGAAATGAAGGCACAGCAAAGGAGGAGTGTCAGAGGCGACAGACCGACAGTGAGAGCAGAAAATAGGAATAAAGGGCCACTTAGCGAAAACAtgaaacacacaaaaagcgTTCAGAGTTAatgctttttctttttctttttcattttttccttttcgcgtctcttctctttgCTGTTTGCTTCACAATTTCCGTGCTGCtactcgcacacacacggcatTTTATCGATGTGTCTGCCCCTCCCGCGTACCcaggcacatacacacaaaaaCACCGAAGAACGACTCCCCCACAAAATCTATGAGTCCAAAAGagaacacaaaaaaaaagaagtaaaaggagagagggctATTGCTCGAGAAAGTGAGCTGGGAGGCTAATTCACACACTCCCTTATAGAGAACGAAGCTGAGAAGAGACAACAGCACGCAATCATAGGCAGGCCAAAATACGTAAAACATCTTCTTGTTCGTTTTGAAGGTGTGAGTGCTTCAAAAGGCACGAACAAattcttccttctccctttgttCCTTCTTTTCGACCTCCTCTGGGCTTATGAGGGGTcaatgaggggggggggatagaGCTGGAAAGGAAAGTGAGTGTGACGATGTTTGGGGTGAGTTGGCGGGTGAGGTAGCGGGAAGAAAGGGAAGCCACGTGCGGTATGAGTTTCCATATCAATCTTTGAAaatgtacacacacacacagacagacagacacacagacatatACCGGCGCACATCACACATCCCAGAGAACACCGCatagaaggaaaaaaaaggctcGAAATACGGGTGTGTACAACAGAATAAGACACtaaccaaaaaaaaaaagaaacaagcgagagagagagagggagggagagtgggagggagagagagggggggggagagaggggggggggggagaagtgaGAAATATGAGTGAGACGcaaataataataataaaaaaaagaaggcgaATAAGCAGTGAagtctttccttttttttttgtagcGTACTTGTGCTCTTTTGTAAACGTACGCTACGATCACCAAACAGCCAACAGTTCCATTCATTCCTTTTACCCTTTTATATTCGAGAAGATGCGGCGTAATGGCCCAAGCGCAGGCAGCTTCACCGTGGGAACAACTGCATCGTTTTcgcctttcttcctccaAGCGTCCTTCATTCACGCATAGGCGCACAGACAGACTCGTCCACCACTGAAACGACACAGACTAAGTCTCTCCCTTCTACCCATGTGAACACCTGtgctctttcctctcctttgaACTGCTTCGTGCCTTTTTCTTAAATTCAACGCCGCCCGTTATCCATATCCTTCCTCGCTATCCTTTCATTGTTGTGCTCGACTACTACTGTGCATTTTTGGAAAGTGTGTAGTGGTCGTCCCAGTCCTCAACCGAGTCTCTTGTGTGGGAGTGAGATGAGGAGGTACACGAGCGGACAGAACCCACATCTTCCGTCACTATTAAAcgagaagaaacagagacCAGAGTAGAGAGCCATGAAGCCGCCTGCAAAGGCGTAAGGGGCGTTGAGCGTGGGTGGGAGATAAGTGGAGGGGTGAAAGATGGCGGCTGGGAAGACGtcaagcaaagaaaaaaaagaccaGCACTACCCGTAGCGGTACGTAAATATACACATCAACTCGTTGGACTCTCCCTGTCTTTCTACCACCCTTTCGCACGACTTGTGCACTTATTGTTAAGGAAGCTGTTGCTCTATACCACATGCACCTTGCCTTGTGCTCCTCTCCTGGTCTTTGCTGATCCTTTGTCATTGCTTCTCCCATCAAAGTGAACAATAGAGTTGCCTGGGAAGCGAAAAGTGAAACTGTCCGAGGCTAGGTCACGTTAGAAATAGCCAGTTTAATCTGCAGAGTCAAGAAATGTACGCAAAGGACTTGCCCATGCCGGAACATAGCCGAGCAAGTGTGCGCCCACATGTGAAGGAcagggtgggggagagggaggtgggtTGTTGGTTTTCGTGAGCCTgtagtgcagcagcagcaagtcACACGAGCACGGGATAGAGAACCAAAACCCATCCCACTTCTTCAatcgcacaggcacacaaaAGCaactctcctctcccctcccatttcgtttttttttggcggagagaagggagcGCGCAGACtaaggagaaaagggagagggaggcgcacACAAGTGTagcagcgagaagagcgCTGATAAGTAGAATAAGCCACCAAAGATGAAGCACACCGGCCAAAGAGGGAATAAAGACGCTCCAGGACGGAATGAACACCAGTGGGAAGAAAGGAGGTTGAGGCACGTGAACGATACGGCATCCACGCAACATACGGGTGTAAAGATCgtcagaaagagaaaggcggaactcgaaaagagggaaaaaataAGTGGCTTAACGGTGGACGTTTGTGAGgatgaggggaggagggtgctgctgctgtttaaTCGTGTACCGCGAGCGACTGGTacgcaaagaaaaaaacaagtAGAAAAGACCTTTCTGGTTATCTCGTCTCCGCATGCGTGacagggagagcgagagcagTGGTGTCTGGGCAAGCCTCTCGTGAGTGTCACCCAGAGTGCATCTACAAAGCCATCTTCTTCAAAGGCGTGCGGTACTGCGTCACGAAGCGCGCATAGCGAATATGTACAACGGTTGCCAGCACCGTCGCTAAGGCCGCCGTGCACGTGACGACGATGATAGGTGTCTGAACGCACGCGCGGAGCGTGCAACCCTGCTCCACTGTGTTGCCCATCTTCTCGCGCTCCTTGTCCACGATGAGGCCGAAGAGGAAGCGATTGAAACAGATGACGCCAATGACGTTGGTGCAAAAGCTCATGTTGTACAGGATCCCGTGGTGGCCGGCGAAAATGCAGGGGAAGAtgagcgcacgcacgccgtTGAAGATGCCCTCCTCGAAGTAGACGAGGATGTacggaaagaggagagcgtCACCAGGAAGCACAAGGATCAGAATACCGGCAATTGTGGCAATGGCCGGGGCGACAGGCAGGGCGATCGTAACAAGCACCTTGCGGTTCTCCGGGCTCTGGTGCTGCACGTACGCCTCGAACAGACCCATCGAGATGCGACCTACGGCGCTGCCCACGCCAATGAAGGCGGTGTAGAGGGAGCCCAGCTCCGCGGTACGCGGGCGGCCTGTGCGGGCAACGTAGATGGTGCTGCCGTTGTACGTGACAATTGTGCCAAGGGCACCCTGGCAGACAAATGCAATGAGGATGAGCCAAATGTCAGGGCGCATGAGCGTCTCCCAGATTGTGCCACCGTAGCGAGGGTCCTGCGGGCCATCCTCGACGGCCTCCACGTCAACAAGGGACTGGTCGCGCGCCGCATCGTCGTTGCTGACGGGAGATATGCCGAGAGGCTCGTTCCCGGTCCCCAGTGGCTCCACGGAAGTCAGGCCATTCGGCTTTCGGCCCTCGACAGCCAGGACCTCGCCCTCGGCATCGTCAAaggtgctgctctgctgctccaAAGGCTCGTTCACACCACCGAGCCAGGGAATCGGCATCGCCATCACCCAGAAGGACATGCACAGCACCATTGTGATGCCACCGATGACCGCCTTGCCGCCGTCTGACACCTTCGTGTACGCCAGTATTGGGGCTGTGGTGGCAAAGAAAATGACGAGACAGATCACCATGACGTAGCCATACGCAATGCGGCGCACCGGAACGAACTTCTTCGCGTAGATGGACTTCAACGATGCCAGGGCGGCAATCTGCTCCCCTGTCTTGTTGCGGGCGCGCCACCAGTTCACAAAgtacggcggcagcgcaatGAGAAGCATCCCCACCACCGAGACAAGCACCGTGAGGGCCATGATGAAGTAGATGAAGCCGCTGATGTTGTTGGAGAAGAAGCCGCGATTGATGGAGGAGATGACGGAGCTGCCAAGACCCGTCATCACCTTGGCCAATCCGATCACGGGACCACGGTTGCGTGGAAAGAGTTCCACCAGCGTGACAATCGACGCGGCGTCGAAGAGGCCACTGCACGTGTTCATGAAGCCGTAGAAGATCGAGATGGTCGCAGTGTTGCCCTTGATTTTGCCGTCGAATATGAGCCCGAGGCCAAGGCAGCCAATGAACCCCGTCACGCCGGCAATCACAaacagcggcagtgggcCGATATGATCGTAGAGAACACCATACGGAATCACAAAGTAGCAGAGCACCACACCGACTGTGCTGATCGTGGAGAGATCACCATCGGAGAGGTTGAAGCGGCTTTGGAACTGATCACTGAAGAGGTCGAAAGCGAACACAAGTGAGACACAGATGCTGCAGAACAGAGTGCACACTAGCGCACGGAAGCGCTTCACTTCATCAATCACGTGCAGTCCACACGCCGCCCGGTGAGCGACGTACTTGGTTTGGCTGAATGTGTACTTGAAACTGCTGAGCATCTTCGCAGAAGGCACGATTGCTTGCGTGATCAAACGCGGCGAAAGAATGTTCGCCAGTCGAGAAagtcacagagagagagagaggaagagggcgtgAGAGAGGAATGTGCTGGGAGGGGTTATCTGCGCTTTGCTGTAGATGCGAAGTTCACAAAAAAAGGGGCTTTACCGTATCACTCACTACAACAGCTgaaagaaacaaacaaaaagaacACAGAGCGAGAGTCGCGTAACTGagcccagagagagagagagcggaacCAGCGAAACAAACGAGAGgacagtcacacacacacacagagtgcaaagaaggagaga belongs to Leishmania braziliensis MHOM/BR/75/M2904 complete genome, chromosome 36 and includes:
- a CDS encoding acetyltransferase-like protein, whose amino-acid sequence is MSAPVITIRRAQRKDTERMYDLIMELAIYERAPECVVVSKAEMEEEGFGERPLWSAFLAELQEPDDVEPRVIGMALYYYRYSTWRGRMLYLEDFVVTESHRGLGAGKMLFERVLQQAKEEGCHGMVWQALNWNTPAINFYKRYDAEIDPGWVNCTLKF